TAAAATATTTAAAGATAGTAATTTAGATACAGATGAAATGAGATTTGGAGAATTAGCCGATTTTATTATTCATAACCCCACGATTTTAAAAAGGCCAATTATCATCAATGACAAAATTATGCAAACGGGATACAACGAAGACGAAATTAGAGCTTTTATACCTAGAAGATTTCGCGATAATGTGATTTGTCAAGAGTGCGATGATGATTGTGAATACAAGCGTTCGATTAGAGAAGCATTAGCAAAAGCAAATAGAACAAGAACTTTATAATTTAAAAGATGGAAAACTCCATCTTTTTTTCTTGAAAGCGTTTTAATGACAGAGATATGTTGATAAAACTTGGTTTTTCGTGTAGAATAATAGGGAAGAATATAATTTATATTAAAAATATAGGAGGAAATAGAATATGTCAGTAAAAGTTGCAATTAATGGATTTGGAAGAATCGGTCGTTTAGCATTTAGAGTTATGTTTGGTAATAGTGATTTTGATATTGTTGCAATCAATGATTTAACAGATGCAGAACAATTAGCTTATTTATTAAAATATGATAGCAGTCAAGGAAGATATGGAAAACAAGTATCTTTTGAAGGCAATTATTTAATTGTTGAAGGAAAGAAAATTCCTGTTTATGCTCAAAAGAACCCTGCAGACCTTCCATGGAAAGATCATTCAGTGGATGTAGTATTAGAATGTACTGGATTCTTTACTTCAAGAGAAAAAGCAATGCTTCATTTACAAGCTGGTGCAAGAAAAGTCATTATTAGTGCTCCTGCAAAAGAAAAAGATGTTCCAACAGTCGTATTTGGCGTAAATGAAAATTCTTTATCAGGAGAAGAAACAATTATTAGTGCAGCTTCTTGTACTACAAACTGTTTAGCTCCAATTGCAAAAATATTAGATGAAAACTTTGAAATCCTAAGAGGGTTCATGACTACAGTTCATGCTTATACAAACGATCAAGCTACTTTAGATGTTCCTCATTCAAAAGGCTTTAGATCACGTAGAGGTAGAGCAGCAGCTGCAAATATCGTTCCAACTACTACTGGAGCTGCAAAAGCAGTAGCACTTGTTTTACCACAACTAAAAGGTAAAATGGATGGATTAGCTTTAAGAGTTCCTGTTATTACTGGTTCCATTGTAGACTTAGTGGTTGAACTTAAAAAGAAAGTTACCGTAGAAGAAATAAACGCCGCTGTAAAAGCTGCAGAGTCTGAAGTGGTTGGTTATACAGAAGATCCAATCGTATCAAGCGATGTCATTGGCATTTCTCAAGGAACTATGTTTGATGCATCTAGTACAATCGTAATGGAAGTAGATGGAAAACAACTTGTTAAAATATTAGCATGGTATGATAACGAAGCTTCCTTTACTTGGCAAATGGTTCGTACATTAAAACATTTTGCGGAATTGATTTAAACCAAAGCATCCGGCAGGATGCTTTTTTCTCATGATATAGAAAGAAGGAACCCTTTTGACTTTTCTTTTAGATTTACTTGATAAACTTCAACAATTTATTTTAAGCAATATCTGGTTTGCACCGCTTGCTGCGGTGTTTTTACCATTTTTAGAAGCCGTAATTCCTTATTTACCATTAACCATGTTGGTAGCTTTTAATTTAACTATCATGGCAAGTGCTTATGGAACGGTTCAAGGAACCGTCTTAACCATTCTTCTTTCTACATTAGGCTCTTTTTTAGGAATGTTTTTGATATTTGGAATTATTCGTTCAACGTTTGGACCATATTTTGTAAAAAAAGTTGAAGATCATAAATACGGTAAAAAGTTTTTAAATATGGTGTCTGGACCGAATGTGTGGTTGGTTCTCATTATTTTATCAAATCCTTTTTTACCATCTTCTATTTTGAACTATGCCATTTCTCTTACTAAAATAAAAGTTTCAAAATATATATTTTTAACCATTACGTCTAGATTAATCATTGTCATGTTTTTAGTGTTTTTAGGATCAGTATTTGATATTCAAAATCATCCAATCAATGCTTTATGGTTTATTCTGATTTATCTTGTATTATTTGGAATATGGATGTTGTGGACTAAGTTAAAAAAGAACAAAGAATCGATTTAAAAAAACTCACTTAAAAAAAAGTGATTTTTTTTTAAAATAATTGTTGACATTATATACTATGTATTGTATAGTATTACACATAGGGAGGTATTCGCATGGACAGTCAATTAAAAAAAGGTTTTTTAGAACTTCTTGTGTTAGCGTCCATAAAATTTGAAGACTCTTATGGTTATTTAATTGTACAAGAAGTTTCCAAAGTACAAGATGTATCCGAGTCGACGCTTTATCCAATTTTGAAAAGATTAGAAATACAAAATTTAGTTAGTACGTATCAAACCATTTTCAATTCAAGAATTCGGAAGTATTACAAAATTACAAAAAGTGGGTTACAAAAACTAAAGGAATCAGAATCAGATTTTGTAGAAATGAAACAAATTTATGACTATGTTTTACGATAAGAGGAGGATTTTTAAATGAAAAAAAATGATTTTATAAAGAATTTAAAATTACAATTAGAATTTTTAGATAAGTCAGAAAAAGAAGAAATTCTAAGTTACTACGAAGAGTTAATACAAGATGCAATAGATAATAACGAAGGAGAAGAATCTTTTATCCTAAGTTTGGGAAGAATTGATGATTTAGTAAAAACCATCAAAACTGATGAAACCTTTATTCAAAAAGTAAAAGAAAAACGTGAATTCTCCTTGATAAATGCTTTTGGGGTTTCGGTTCGAATTATTGGATACTTTCTATATGCAATTTTATTCATAATCGTCGTATCTGTTGGGTTTAGCTTTGCTGTTTCAGGGATCGCAGTTTCAGTTCAAGCGATTATTCAATACATTCTTGAAAGTTCAAAACCAGTTTCAATACAACTGATGTATCTGGGACATTTCACAGTGGGAGTGGGATTCTTACTATTAGGAATTGGATTGATTCAATGGTTTTTCGATCAAGCAAAAGATTGGTTAAATCAAATTATGCGCAAAGTTCAATCATGGCAAAAAAGGGAAGGTGTTTAAGATGAACCGATTGGTAAAAATAGGATTTGCATTATTGTTAATAGGAATTGGTGTATCGATAGCGTTTGGTATTATCTCAGGTGAAGGGATTTCAAGTTTCTATAAAGCAGAAGATTATGAATTAAGAGAATTAACTTACAGCGCAGATGAATTTTCTTCCATAGACCTTTTCTTAGATAATAAACAAGTAATCATACTTCCAAGTGAATCAGACGAAATAATCTTAAGTTTTTATGAATCAGAAAAAAGTTGGATGGATGTTACATTAAGTGGCACATCACTTGAAATCCAAAATGAGCAATTATGGTATGCGGATTTCTTCATTGGATTTGATTTCTTTAATCTTTCAACTTATAATAAATTTTATTTATATTTGCCTACAACCGAAATTTATAATTTGTATGTAGACACATCCAATGGAAGCATTGAAGTCAGTGATTTAAGCGTATTTGATGAACTTAATTTAAACAGTTCAAATGGGGAAGTCACACTTATAAACGTTACTGCATTACATTCAGTTTTAGTCGATACTTCCAATGGTAAAATAATATTAAATAATGTTGAAGCGCTTGTGATTGAAGTTGAAACATCAAACGGAGCCATTGAAGGATCTTCTATCTTAGCTGAATCTATTGATTGTTATACTTCAAATGGACCAATCAGTATGCAAGTAGAAGGAAATTTTGATGATTATTTTGTTTCATTAAACACAATCAATGGAAAGCTTTATATTGATGATGGAGAAGTGGTTGTAAATCAATATCACACAACTTTAGAGAACGAAATTAAATTAAGGACTTCAAACGGGACGATTCGATTAAATTTTACGAATTAAAAAGCACAGATTTTGTGCTTTTTTGTTTATTGATTCAAAGAATATGTTATAATATATAAAAATGATTTTGAGGTGATAGAAATGAACAAACTCATATTTAAAAAACATCGTCAAGAATTTGCGGACCAAATGAAAGAGTATTCGTTTGCCCTTTTTTACTCAGGAGAAGCTCCTCACAAAACAGCAGATCAATTCTATCAATATGTTCCAAATCGGAATTTCTATTATTTGACAGGACTAAAAAATGCAAATAATATATTACTGCTCTTAAAAACAGAATCTTCTTTTTTAGAGTTTATGTTTATTGAAGAAGCAAGTGATTTTGCGACAAAATGGCTTGGAAGACGATTGACAAAAGATGAAGTTTCTACTATTTGCGATGTTGAAGTGAAAAACATCCATTTTTTGAATGAATTCACGAATTTTGTGTCCCAACAAATATTATCGAATTCAAGAAAGGCCTTAACGGTTTTCCCAAAGAAAGTCTATCTTGATTTATATCGTTCAAAACCAAATTCAAGACCAATTAGTCTTGATCAAAGTGATTTTTTCTTAAAAAATTATCCAGAAATTCGCATTCAAAACGCCAATGAAATTTTAGATATAAAAAGAATGTATAAATCGCAAGAAGAGGTGGCTCTTATCTCTCAAGCAATTGAATATGCAAAAAAAGGAATTGAAGCGATTTTTCGTTTTACAAAACCTAAATACAATGAACATCAATTAGAAGCTTTGTTTGAATATACGATTAAATCAGAAGGAAGTGAGGGATTGTCTTTTAATTCCATTATAGCTAGTGGTAAAAATGCAACCATTTTACATTATGAAGATAATTTCTGTGAAATAAAAGATGGCGATTTAGTATTGCTTGATTTAGGAGCACTATCAGATACTTATGCATCCGATATTTCAAGAACGTTTCCAGCAAATGGAACATTTACTTCAAGACAAGCTAAAATTTATGAAATTGTACTTTCTGTAAACAAAAAAACCATTGAATATGTTAAACCTGGTATTTTCGTTGCTGATTTAAATCGATATGCAAAAGATCTACTTACTCAAGGATTAAAAGCAATTGGTTTGATAAAAGAAGACTCCGAAATTGATAGATATTATTATCATTCAGTAAGCCACTATCTTGGACTTGATGTTCATGATGTAGGAACTTATCAAGAGCCTTTAAAACCTGGAATTGTCCTTACGGTTGAACCAGGACTTTACATTGAAGAAGAAGGGCTTGGCATTCGAATCGAAGACAACGTCTTAGTTACAGAAGAAGGACACATTAATTTAAGTGAATCGATTATTAAGGAAATGAAAGATATTGAAGCATTTATGAAATAACACGTTTGAAAGGATATGAAATGAACTATATTGAAGGGTTGATTAAACAATATTTGTTTTACAGCGACGATAGTTCCTATTCAGTTATTAAAGTTGAAATAATTGATACAAATGAATTGGATTTACTTCATTTTGAACCCACAGTTATTGTTTGTGGGTTTTTTCCTCGTTTAGATGCTCTTCATCGATACCGTTTTTTTGGAGAAGTTACCAATCATCCAAAATATGGAGTTCAATATAATGCAAATCGATTTGAGAGATTAATGGAAAAAACGAGAGAAGGAATCATAGATTATTTATCCAGTGATCTTTTTAAAGGCATTGGTCCAAAAACCGCTGAAAATATTGTTGATTTTTTAGGAGAAGATACCCTAGATCAAATAGCAAATAATCCAGATGTTTTAAATAACGTACCTTTAATGAATGAAAAAAAGAAGAACATTATTGAAACCAACATTATCAAAAACAGACAAGTCGAGTCGACACTTGTATGGTTATATGGATTTCAAATATCTCCAAAAATGGCAATGAAGATTTATTCACATTATGGCTTTTCCGCAATAGACATCATTAAAACAAACCCCTACATTCTAATGGATGATATTGAAGGAATTGGATTTAAACGAGCCGATGAAATTGGGTTGAAAATTGGATTTTCCTTTGATAATCCTTTAAGAATTAAAGCCGTTATTTCGTATTTGTTGATCGAGTATATGAATAAATATGGAGACACTTTCTTATTAAAAGAACGACTTGTTGCTTATACGTTGTCTTACTTAAACGTCAGTGAAGATTTTTATATAGAAGAATCACAAATTTTTGATATGTTAGACGTCCTAGCAAGTGAAAATAAAATCATTTATCAAGAAGATAAAATTAGTTTGACTCATCTTTTTTATGCAGAAAAAGGAATTTCAAATTATGTGTTTCAATTAAATGAAATCAAAGAGGAATCCTTTGACTTAGATTTAATTGAAACATACATCTCTGACTTTGAAAAATTATCATTTATTGAATATACTCCTATTCAACGGCTTGCGATTAAAACAGCGTTAGAAAAACATTTTGTTATCATTACCGGTGGCCCAGGAACAGGGAAAACAACCATCATTAATGGAATTGTACATGTTTATAAGTTGATGCATCAAAACGATTTATCTATTCGATCAAAAATAAAACTAGCAGCTCCTACAGGAAAAGCAGCCAAACGTTTAAAGGAAGCTACCAATATGGAAGTTACCACTATTCACAGATTATTAGGTCTTGATTACGAAGGTCATTTTACGTTTAATGAGCACAATAAAATCGAAGCATCTTTGGTTGTTATTGATGAAGCATCCATGTTAGATGTTCTTTTAGCAAAACAATTATTTAGGTCTATTCAACTACGTACCAAAGTCATAATCGTAGGAGATGACAATCAACTACCCTCTGTTGGACCAGGACAAGTATTGACGGATTTACTTGAATCTGATTTATTCCCGGTTGTAAAATTAAATAAAATTCATCGTCAAGCCTATGATTCTTCCATTATTTCTTTGGCCTATGATATTCTAAATCAAAATTTAAGCGAAAATCTGATTCAAAATAATGAAGATCGAAAATTCATACGTTCAAACGATTCGTTAGTTTCTAGTGTCGTTTTAAAAGTGATTCAAGAAGCCATAAACGAAGGATTTGATTTGCAAGAAGATATTCAAGTTCTAGTGCCAATGTACAAAGGAATAAATGGAATTGATCACTTAAATCAATTAATTCAAGAACGGTTCAATAAACAGCACTTATCACATAAAATCACGAATGGGGATAAAACATTTTGTTTTAATGACAAAGTATTACAACTTGTTAATCAACCAGAAGACTCCATAATGAATGGAGATTTAGGAGTAGTAGTTGGAATAATTGAAGATAAAGAAATGCTAGTTGATTTTTCTGGCAATCAAGTAAAATATAACGTAAAAGATTTTGATAATCTTGCGTTAGCTTATGCAATCAGCATCCATAAATCTCAAGGAAGCGAATTTAAAATAGTCATTTTACCACTGGTAAGAAGTTATACGATTATGTTAAAAAGAAAACTACTTTATACAGCAGTCACAAGAGCAAAAGAAAAACTAATAATGATAGGTGATTATTCTGCGTTAAGACAAGGAGTGTCAGGACAAGAAGTCCCTCGTAATACACTTTTAAAATCATTTTTATCACAAGTTGAATCCAATCATCTAAGTGAGAATCTTCTCACAATTGAAGATTTTTTATAACGTTTGAAAAACGTTTGCAAAAAGTAAAAAAATGTTGTATAATACCTTCAAATCGATGCGAAAGATAAGTAGAAATTTTATTTAAAATAAAGAGAGTTTAGGGTTGGTGAAACTAAACAATAAATAAAATTTTGAAGCTCCTTTCAAGAGGTGTTAAAAACACCCGTAACTCTCTGCGTTAAAGAGATAGAGTGCTAGTTTTCTAGAACAAAGGTGGTACCGCGATAAAATCGTCCTTTATATGTTAAGGATGATTTTCTTTTTTTGGGAGGATAAATCATGAGATATTTAACAGGAAATGAAATCAGACAAATGTGGTTAGACTTTTTTAAAGAAAAAGGTCATTCCATCGAAAAAGGAGCATCCTTAATTCCAAATGATGATCCGACTTTACTATGGATGAATGCAGGAGTAGCCGCTTTAAAAAAATATTTTGATGGGACTATTGTTCCTAAAAACCCTCGTATTGTTAATGCACAAAAATGCATTAGAACCAATGACATTGATAATGTTGGAAAAACCGCAAGACATCACACCTTTTTTGAAATGCTTGGAAACTTCTCAATAGGAGATTATTTTAGAGAAGAAGCTGTTGCTTGGGGATATGAATTACTCACTAGTCCTAAATGGTTCGGATTTAACAAAGATGACTTATATATTACTGTTTATCCTACTGACGAAGAGACAAAAGCCTTGTGGATAAAACTTGGTATCGATAAAGACCATATCATTCCAACTGTGGATGGTAATTTTTGGGAAATTGGAGAAGGTCCTTGTGGACCTTGCACGGAAATCTTTATTGATCGAGGACCTACATTTGGTGATTTTAACAAAGACGCAATCAAAGATGATATCGATAACGATCGTTTTGTTGAAATCTGGAACATTGTTTTTTCTCAATATAATGCAAAACCTGGGCTACTTCGACAAGATTATCCTGAACTTCCAAATAAAAACATCGATACCGGATGTGGATTAGAACGACTTGCCTCCGTGATTCAAAATGCTCCTACAAATTTTGAAACAGATTTCTTTTTACCAATCATTAAGCGACTTGAAAGCATCTCAGGAGTTCCTTACAAAGGCCAAATGGCTTTTAAAGTAATATCTGATCATATAAGAGCTGTTACCTTTGCAATAGCTGATGGAGCAATTTTATCAAACGAAGGAAGAGGCTATGTTCTTAGAAGACTTTTAAGAAGAGCAGTTAAATATGGAAAAACGTTAGGAATTATTTTTCCGTTTTTAGATCAATTAGTCGATGAAGTTCTATTTGTTATGAAAGATTTTTATCCAAATTTGATTGAACAAGAAGACATCATTAAGAAAATTGTTATAGCAGAAGAAACTAAATTTCTGGAAACATTAGTGAGCGGTGAAAAACGCTTTGAAACCATTGCAATGGTTTCTAAGAATAATCTAATTAGTGGTGAAGATGCTTTTTTGTTATATGATACTTTTGGATTTCCGATTGAATTAACGATGGAATACGCTTTAGAATTAGGACTAAAAGTTGATACAGTAGGATTTCTTCAAGAAATGGAAAAACAAAAAGACAGAGCCAGAAATGCAAGAAAAGACATTCAATCTATGAAATCACAAAACGAAGAATTTTTAGACTTCAAAACTCCAAGTGAGTTTGTTGGATACGATTTATTGTTTGTAGAAACAAAAATCATCAAAGTATTTCCGGAAGGACTTGTACTAGAAAAAACACCGTTTTATGCGACTTCTGGTGGACAAGTATCCGATACTGGAATCATTTATAATGATCAATTTGTGGTTTCGGTAATCGATGTTTCTAAAATGCCAAATGGCCAATTTCTTCATCAATATACTGTTTTAGAAGGACAAGTAATTGAAGGAGCACAAGTTAATGCAAAAGTAGATGAACTAAAACGAAAACAAACGACTTACAATCACTCTGCCACTCATTTGTTATTTAAAGCTCTAAGAGATCTATTTGGAGGCCATATTTCCCAACAAGGAAGTCAAGTCACAAGTGAGACACTTCGTTTCGATTTTAATCATTATGAATCCATTACAGAAGAACAACTATTGATTCTTGAAAAAATGGTTAATGACATGATTTCAGAGCATTACATCGCATCAACGGACATCATCACAGTAAAAGAAGCAATCAAAAGAGGTGCAATAGCTGAATTTGGTGAAAAATACGATGATTTAGTTCGTGCAGTCAATTTAAAATATTCACTCGATTTATGTGGAGGAACTCATGTATCTGATTTGTATGATATCAAAAAATTTGCAATCAAAAGTTTTTCTTCCATTGGATCTGGTATTTATCGAATCGAAGGATTAACAAATGACAATGTGTATTCGATTAAAGATTCTTTGATTGGGATGAATCAAGACGCAGACAATCTGTTAAAAAAAGCAAACTCGATTGTGGAGAATGCAATATCAGAGCACATTAATTTATCATTTCACTTTTCTTTTTCTTCTGAAGTATTAGGAAGTTATCAAGATGTTTTAAATAAACGTCAAGAACTTCATGAATTGCAAAAAGAAGTGAAGGAATTAGAAAAAGATTACTCAAGACAAAAAGAAAGCAATGTAATGAGTCATATGGACACTTACTTTAATCAAATCATCAATAATCGTCTTATCACAAAAGTCGACAATTTAGAGATTCAAACATTAAAACAATTAGTAGACAATATCATGGACAAAATAGAAAAAGGAGTGGTATTCATTGCTTCAGTTCTAGAAGACAAAGTGGTATTTATTGCAAAAAGCAATGATCCAAAGATTCATGCGGGCAATCTTGTAAAAACAGCTGCACTCCTCTGTGATGGAAATGGTGGAGGCCGACCTGATTTTGCTCAAGCCGGAGGAAAAGATAAAACTAAAGTGGATGAAGCACTTCAAAAAATTAAGGAGCTGTTATTATGAGAATACTAGGTTTGGATTTAGGATCTAAGACGTTAGGTATTGCTCTTTCAGATCCAAGCGCGATATTAGCAAGTGGGATTGAAACATTTACATTTACAGAAGGAAATTATCAAATACCCCTTGACTACATCGCACATTTTATTGATAATAATAAAGTAGAACTTGTCGTCTTAGGCTATCCTAAAAACATGGATGGTTCGACGGGTTTTCAAGCGAAAATTTCGGAAGATTTTAGAGATGAATTAAAACAAAAAACAAAGGCAACGATTGTATTGTGGGATGAAAGATTGACATCAAGAATTGTCAATCAAGTGATGATTAACGCCAATATGAGTCGAAAAAAACGAAAAGAAAAAATTGACAAGCTTGCCGCAACAATCATATTACAAAGCTACTTAGATAGCAGAAAGTGAGTTACTATGGGAAACGAAATGGAATATTTATTAGTTACAGATGAAAATGGAAATGAAATTGAATGTGAAATTCTTTTAACATTTGAATCCGAAGAATTTGGTAAATCATATGTTGTTTATCAAATAAAAGATGATGAATCAGGGGAATACTATGCTGCAAGTTATAATCCAGATGATGATGACGAAGGCAAATTAGTTCAAATAGAGACAGACGCTGAATGGGATTTAGTTGAAGAAGTATTAGAAAGCTTTTTAGAAGACGAAGAAGAAGCTGAAGATGAAGAAGAAATAGTTGAAGATGAAGAAGAAGGCAAAGAAGAGTAATTAGTTACTCTTTTCCCTTTTTTAGTTGGTGATTTTTTGAAAAACGAATATTTAAATCGATTAAATTCGGTATTTGATGATCCTGTTTTAAAGAGACTCCGTAAAGAATCCATTCAAGAACAAATTCCTATTATGACAGAAGAAGGAATTCATTTTCTAATTCAATTAATCCAAATCGGAAAAATAAATCGTGTTTTGGAAATCGGAACTGCGATTGGGTATAGCGCAATTGCAATATCTAGGCATACATCCGCAACCGTTGTAACGATTGAAAAAGATAAACGAATGGAAATTCGCGCCAATAAAAACATTGAAGAATCTAACTTAAAAGATAAAATTAATGTTATTTTTGCTGATGCGTTAGACATAGA
This is a stretch of genomic DNA from Bacillota bacterium. It encodes these proteins:
- a CDS encoding Spx/MgsR family RNA polymerase-binding regulatory protein, yielding MITLYTSSSCSSCRKAKKWLEENQIPYKEKNIIGIRLTRDDIINMLKFSENGFEDIISTRSKIFKDSNLDTDEMRFGELADFIIHNPTILKRPIIINDKIMQTGYNEDEIRAFIPRRFRDNVICQECDDDCEYKRSIREALAKANRTRTL
- the gap gene encoding type I glyceraldehyde-3-phosphate dehydrogenase, coding for MSVKVAINGFGRIGRLAFRVMFGNSDFDIVAINDLTDAEQLAYLLKYDSSQGRYGKQVSFEGNYLIVEGKKIPVYAQKNPADLPWKDHSVDVVLECTGFFTSREKAMLHLQAGARKVIISAPAKEKDVPTVVFGVNENSLSGEETIISAASCTTNCLAPIAKILDENFEILRGFMTTVHAYTNDQATLDVPHSKGFRSRRGRAAAANIVPTTTGAAKAVALVLPQLKGKMDGLALRVPVITGSIVDLVVELKKKVTVEEINAAVKAAESEVVGYTEDPIVSSDVIGISQGTMFDASSTIVMEVDGKQLVKILAWYDNEASFTWQMVRTLKHFAELI
- a CDS encoding VTT domain-containing protein → MTFLLDLLDKLQQFILSNIWFAPLAAVFLPFLEAVIPYLPLTMLVAFNLTIMASAYGTVQGTVLTILLSTLGSFLGMFLIFGIIRSTFGPYFVKKVEDHKYGKKFLNMVSGPNVWLVLIILSNPFLPSSILNYAISLTKIKVSKYIFLTITSRLIIVMFLVFLGSVFDIQNHPINALWFILIYLVLFGIWMLWTKLKKNKESI
- a CDS encoding PadR family transcriptional regulator encodes the protein MDSQLKKGFLELLVLASIKFEDSYGYLIVQEVSKVQDVSESTLYPILKRLEIQNLVSTYQTIFNSRIRKYYKITKSGLQKLKESESDFVEMKQIYDYVLR
- a CDS encoding DUF1700 domain-containing protein; translated protein: MKKNDFIKNLKLQLEFLDKSEKEEILSYYEELIQDAIDNNEGEESFILSLGRIDDLVKTIKTDETFIQKVKEKREFSLINAFGVSVRIIGYFLYAILFIIVVSVGFSFAVSGIAVSVQAIIQYILESSKPVSIQLMYLGHFTVGVGFLLLGIGLIQWFFDQAKDWLNQIMRKVQSWQKREGV
- a CDS encoding DUF4097 domain-containing protein produces the protein MNRLVKIGFALLLIGIGVSIAFGIISGEGISSFYKAEDYELRELTYSADEFSSIDLFLDNKQVIILPSESDEIILSFYESEKSWMDVTLSGTSLEIQNEQLWYADFFIGFDFFNLSTYNKFYLYLPTTEIYNLYVDTSNGSIEVSDLSVFDELNLNSSNGEVTLINVTALHSVLVDTSNGKIILNNVEALVIEVETSNGAIEGSSILAESIDCYTSNGPISMQVEGNFDDYFVSLNTINGKLYIDDGEVVVNQYHTTLENEIKLRTSNGTIRLNFTN
- a CDS encoding aminopeptidase P family protein, with the protein product MNKLIFKKHRQEFADQMKEYSFALFYSGEAPHKTADQFYQYVPNRNFYYLTGLKNANNILLLLKTESSFLEFMFIEEASDFATKWLGRRLTKDEVSTICDVEVKNIHFLNEFTNFVSQQILSNSRKALTVFPKKVYLDLYRSKPNSRPISLDQSDFFLKNYPEIRIQNANEILDIKRMYKSQEEVALISQAIEYAKKGIEAIFRFTKPKYNEHQLEALFEYTIKSEGSEGLSFNSIIASGKNATILHYEDNFCEIKDGDLVLLDLGALSDTYASDISRTFPANGTFTSRQAKIYEIVLSVNKKTIEYVKPGIFVADLNRYAKDLLTQGLKAIGLIKEDSEIDRYYYHSVSHYLGLDVHDVGTYQEPLKPGIVLTVEPGLYIEEEGLGIRIEDNVLVTEEGHINLSESIIKEMKDIEAFMK
- a CDS encoding ATP-dependent RecD-like DNA helicase, translated to MNYIEGLIKQYLFYSDDSSYSVIKVEIIDTNELDLLHFEPTVIVCGFFPRLDALHRYRFFGEVTNHPKYGVQYNANRFERLMEKTREGIIDYLSSDLFKGIGPKTAENIVDFLGEDTLDQIANNPDVLNNVPLMNEKKKNIIETNIIKNRQVESTLVWLYGFQISPKMAMKIYSHYGFSAIDIIKTNPYILMDDIEGIGFKRADEIGLKIGFSFDNPLRIKAVISYLLIEYMNKYGDTFLLKERLVAYTLSYLNVSEDFYIEESQIFDMLDVLASENKIIYQEDKISLTHLFYAEKGISNYVFQLNEIKEESFDLDLIETYISDFEKLSFIEYTPIQRLAIKTALEKHFVIITGGPGTGKTTIINGIVHVYKLMHQNDLSIRSKIKLAAPTGKAAKRLKEATNMEVTTIHRLLGLDYEGHFTFNEHNKIEASLVVIDEASMLDVLLAKQLFRSIQLRTKVIIVGDDNQLPSVGPGQVLTDLLESDLFPVVKLNKIHRQAYDSSIISLAYDILNQNLSENLIQNNEDRKFIRSNDSLVSSVVLKVIQEAINEGFDLQEDIQVLVPMYKGINGIDHLNQLIQERFNKQHLSHKITNGDKTFCFNDKVLQLVNQPEDSIMNGDLGVVVGIIEDKEMLVDFSGNQVKYNVKDFDNLALAYAISIHKSQGSEFKIVILPLVRSYTIMLKRKLLYTAVTRAKEKLIMIGDYSALRQGVSGQEVPRNTLLKSFLSQVESNHLSENLLTIEDFL
- the alaS gene encoding alanine--tRNA ligase, coding for MRYLTGNEIRQMWLDFFKEKGHSIEKGASLIPNDDPTLLWMNAGVAALKKYFDGTIVPKNPRIVNAQKCIRTNDIDNVGKTARHHTFFEMLGNFSIGDYFREEAVAWGYELLTSPKWFGFNKDDLYITVYPTDEETKALWIKLGIDKDHIIPTVDGNFWEIGEGPCGPCTEIFIDRGPTFGDFNKDAIKDDIDNDRFVEIWNIVFSQYNAKPGLLRQDYPELPNKNIDTGCGLERLASVIQNAPTNFETDFFLPIIKRLESISGVPYKGQMAFKVISDHIRAVTFAIADGAILSNEGRGYVLRRLLRRAVKYGKTLGIIFPFLDQLVDEVLFVMKDFYPNLIEQEDIIKKIVIAEETKFLETLVSGEKRFETIAMVSKNNLISGEDAFLLYDTFGFPIELTMEYALELGLKVDTVGFLQEMEKQKDRARNARKDIQSMKSQNEEFLDFKTPSEFVGYDLLFVETKIIKVFPEGLVLEKTPFYATSGGQVSDTGIIYNDQFVVSVIDVSKMPNGQFLHQYTVLEGQVIEGAQVNAKVDELKRKQTTYNHSATHLLFKALRDLFGGHISQQGSQVTSETLRFDFNHYESITEEQLLILEKMVNDMISEHYIASTDIITVKEAIKRGAIAEFGEKYDDLVRAVNLKYSLDLCGGTHVSDLYDIKKFAIKSFSSIGSGIYRIEGLTNDNVYSIKDSLIGMNQDADNLLKKANSIVENAISEHINLSFHFSFSSEVLGSYQDVLNKRQELHELQKEVKELEKDYSRQKESNVMSHMDTYFNQIINNRLITKVDNLEIQTLKQLVDNIMDKIEKGVVFIASVLEDKVVFIAKSNDPKIHAGNLVKTAALLCDGNGGGRPDFAQAGGKDKTKVDEALQKIKELLL
- the ruvX gene encoding Holliday junction resolvase RuvX, which translates into the protein MRILGLDLGSKTLGIALSDPSAILASGIETFTFTEGNYQIPLDYIAHFIDNNKVELVVLGYPKNMDGSTGFQAKISEDFRDELKQKTKATIVLWDERLTSRIVNQVMINANMSRKKRKEKIDKLAATIILQSYLDSRK
- a CDS encoding DUF1292 domain-containing protein, translated to MGNEMEYLLVTDENGNEIECEILLTFESEEFGKSYVVYQIKDDESGEYYAASYNPDDDDEGKLVQIETDAEWDLVEEVLESFLEDEEEAEDEEEIVEDEEEGKEE